In Saccharothrix violaceirubra, the following are encoded in one genomic region:
- a CDS encoding helix-turn-helix transcriptional regulator: MPTVARLGSGIPLVARGREISRLRAALDEAAVGKAGAVLLAGDAGVGKTRLVDELAASAHPALVLTGRCLDVGETGLPYLPFTEALGQVREAGLLDLTTRPALGRLLPELALPATPPPDTGRDVPGLPTHLVGHRPEQDIGQLQLFDAVHGLLVDLAADRPVLLVLEDLHWADTSTRYLLSFLVSRLRAQKLLVVCTYRSDDLHRSHPLRPWLGELLRLPPVQRLDLAPLSAIDARSFVSALADDLADDVKLEIAERSDGNPFFAEELIAVAAGGSGVPWTLAEVLLARIERLGPRSRQAVRVAAVNGRKVAHDLLRAVVGMDDFALDEALREAVQHHVLLVDREEVYTFRHALLREAVYEDLLPGERVRLHSQYAAAYRDRPDRGSAAALAHHSYQSHDLSRALEASVRAAQEAQATGAPAEALRHLETALKLWHAVPEPPEGLTERLLLRRASWAAGTAGHPERAIAFARGAAQLADPADPEDAAETWRRYAQALHVLDGNDDETTAAIEQAWKLVESRPASQARAWVLAVWAASLRGRRIYREARERAELAVADGRASGTDAAVADALATLGLLDEPEGEVAKAREHLLGAVGCAVRAGAVSTELRARYFLGIHHYDLGELERSRRVFDEGVTRAEATGLAWSSYGVEVRVLQVLTRYYTGDWDGARAAAEPPEALVSSTLSARVAAAATHLSVSRGEFDEAERRIGELRSDWHRDLQIALLTGGTGAELALWRGQPELAVSRVADTIAWARQEVGEWQLAGIRLAALGVAGYADLAVRCRRRRDAAGEAAAVEAGVELASYARKTAELGVPRTGVLGPEGVAWLARCAGEEARLTGEPGVEAWTAAVDAFGFGSVYEQAVCRWRLAEALLTADRRDEAVPVLEAADEVAERVGAKPLLEAVHRVARRGRVGLHGGVVRDTVDPLTPRERSVLELVALGRTNREVGEELFISEKTVSVHVTRIMAKLGATRRAEAVAIAFDRGLLDPR, translated from the coding sequence ATGCCAACCGTGGCACGCCTTGGTTCCGGAATCCCCTTGGTGGCGCGTGGCCGGGAGATCTCCAGGTTGCGCGCCGCCCTCGACGAAGCCGCGGTCGGCAAGGCCGGCGCAGTGCTCCTCGCCGGTGACGCCGGAGTGGGAAAGACCCGCCTTGTCGACGAACTGGCCGCGTCCGCACACCCTGCACTCGTCCTCACCGGACGATGTCTGGACGTCGGCGAAACCGGTCTCCCTTACCTGCCGTTCACCGAAGCACTCGGGCAGGTGAGGGAGGCCGGCCTGCTCGACCTCACCACCCGCCCCGCGCTCGGGCGGCTGCTGCCCGAACTGGCCCTGCCCGCCACGCCCCCGCCGGACACCGGCCGCGACGTGCCGGGCCTGCCGACCCACCTCGTCGGCCACCGGCCCGAGCAGGACATCGGCCAGCTCCAGCTCTTCGACGCCGTGCACGGCCTGCTCGTCGACCTCGCCGCAGACCGGCCCGTGCTGCTCGTGCTGGAGGACCTGCACTGGGCCGACACGTCGACCCGCTACCTGCTGTCGTTCCTGGTGTCCCGGCTGCGCGCGCAGAAGCTGCTCGTCGTCTGCACGTACCGGTCCGACGACCTGCACCGCAGCCACCCCTTGCGGCCCTGGCTGGGCGAACTCCTGCGGCTGCCGCCCGTGCAGCGCCTCGACCTCGCGCCGCTGAGCGCGATCGACGCCCGCTCGTTCGTGTCCGCGCTGGCCGACGACCTCGCCGACGACGTCAAGCTGGAGATCGCGGAACGCTCCGACGGCAACCCGTTCTTCGCCGAGGAGCTGATCGCGGTCGCGGCCGGCGGATCCGGTGTGCCGTGGACGCTCGCCGAGGTGCTGCTCGCCCGGATCGAACGCCTCGGGCCGCGTTCCCGGCAGGCCGTCCGGGTCGCCGCGGTCAACGGTCGCAAGGTCGCGCACGACCTGCTGCGCGCGGTGGTCGGCATGGACGACTTCGCGCTGGACGAGGCCTTGCGCGAGGCCGTGCAGCACCACGTGCTGCTGGTCGACCGCGAAGAGGTGTACACGTTCCGACACGCGCTGCTGCGCGAGGCCGTGTACGAGGACCTGCTGCCCGGCGAACGGGTCCGGCTGCACTCGCAGTACGCGGCGGCCTACCGCGACCGACCCGACCGGGGTTCGGCGGCGGCGCTGGCGCACCACAGCTACCAGAGCCACGACCTGTCGCGCGCGCTGGAAGCGTCCGTGCGTGCCGCGCAGGAGGCGCAGGCGACCGGCGCGCCCGCGGAAGCGTTGCGGCACTTGGAAACCGCGTTGAAGTTGTGGCACGCCGTGCCCGAGCCGCCTGAGGGTCTGACCGAACGCCTGCTGCTGCGCCGGGCGTCGTGGGCGGCGGGCACGGCCGGGCATCCCGAGCGGGCGATCGCGTTCGCGCGCGGTGCCGCGCAACTGGCCGACCCCGCCGACCCGGAGGACGCCGCCGAGACGTGGCGGCGGTACGCGCAGGCGTTGCACGTCCTGGACGGCAACGACGACGAGACCACGGCCGCGATCGAGCAGGCGTGGAAGCTGGTCGAGTCGCGGCCCGCGAGCCAGGCGCGGGCGTGGGTGCTCGCGGTGTGGGCGGCGTCGTTGCGCGGCCGGCGGATCTACCGCGAGGCCCGCGAACGCGCCGAGCTGGCGGTCGCCGACGGCCGGGCGTCCGGCACGGACGCCGCCGTGGCCGACGCCCTGGCGACACTGGGCCTGCTGGACGAGCCCGAGGGCGAGGTCGCCAAGGCCCGCGAGCACCTGCTCGGCGCGGTCGGCTGCGCGGTGCGGGCGGGCGCGGTGTCCACGGAGTTGCGTGCCCGGTACTTCCTCGGCATCCACCACTACGACCTGGGCGAGCTGGAACGGTCGCGGCGGGTGTTCGACGAGGGCGTGACGCGGGCCGAGGCGACCGGGCTGGCGTGGAGTTCCTACGGCGTCGAAGTACGCGTGCTCCAGGTCCTGACCAGGTACTACACCGGCGACTGGGACGGTGCGCGCGCCGCCGCCGAGCCGCCCGAGGCACTGGTGTCGAGCACGTTGTCCGCGCGGGTCGCGGCGGCGGCCACGCACCTCTCGGTGAGCCGGGGCGAGTTCGACGAGGCCGAGCGGCGCATCGGCGAACTGCGGTCGGACTGGCACCGCGACCTCCAGATCGCCCTGCTCACCGGCGGGACCGGCGCGGAGCTGGCGTTGTGGCGCGGGCAGCCGGAACTCGCGGTGTCGCGGGTGGCCGACACGATCGCGTGGGCGCGTCAGGAGGTCGGCGAGTGGCAGCTCGCGGGCATCCGGCTGGCCGCGCTGGGCGTGGCCGGGTACGCCGACCTGGCCGTGCGGTGCCGGCGTCGGCGTGACGCGGCCGGCGAGGCGGCGGCGGTGGAAGCCGGGGTGGAGTTGGCGTCGTACGCGCGCAAGACCGCGGAGTTGGGCGTGCCGCGCACGGGCGTGCTCGGCCCCGAAGGCGTGGCGTGGCTGGCCCGGTGCGCCGGCGAGGAGGCGCGGCTGACCGGCGAGCCGGGGGTCGAGGCGTGGACGGCGGCGGTCGACGCGTTCGGCTTCGGGTCGGTGTACGAGCAGGCCGTGTGCCGGTGGCGGCTGGCCGAGGCGCTGCTGACCGCCGACCGCCGCGACGAGGCCGTTCCGGTGCTGGAGGCGGCCGACGAGGTGGCCGAACGGGTGGGCGCCAAGCCGTTGCTGGAGGCCGTGCACCGGGTCGCGCGACGTGGCCGGGTGGGGCTGCACGGTGGGGTGGTGCGCGACACCGTGGACCCGTTGACGCCGCGTGAGCGCTCGGTGCTCGAACTGGTGGCGTTGGGGCGGACGAACCGCGAGGTGGGCGAGGAGCTGTTCATCAGCGAGAAGACGGTGTCCGTGCACGTCACGCGGATCATGGCGAAACTCGGGGCGACCCGGCGTGCCGAGGCCGTGGCGATCGCGTTCGATCGCGGCCTGCTCGACCCGCGTTGA
- a CDS encoding LacI family DNA-binding transcriptional regulator, translated as MSVPPHSGPRPTLEDVAARAGVSRATASRVLNSSPRVSRAAHDAVTAAVAELGYQPNRAARTLVTRRTDAVAVVFSESEPTDDHRLAWLIRATAAALADADVQMVLLLVRTSEDLARAERVLTGGHVDGALVFAPRKGDRLVPMARRLALPVVFAGRPWGPTRGLHVVDHDHEGGGALAAEHLVASGRTRIVAVGGPRDVHPAADRLAGARDVLDACPVEDGGSTRDGARRAMAELLRRVPDLDGVFAVSDHLASGVLDALREAGRRVPEDVAVVGFDDDPTVAPHTVPPLTSVRQDVEAQVAGMVTQVLRLLRDDPVRPRREILPTTLVRRGTT; from the coding sequence GTGTCCGTCCCGCCGCACTCCGGTCCCCGGCCGACGTTGGAGGACGTCGCCGCACGGGCCGGGGTCTCCCGGGCCACCGCGTCCCGGGTGCTCAACTCCTCGCCCCGGGTCAGCCGCGCGGCGCACGACGCGGTCACCGCGGCCGTCGCCGAACTCGGCTACCAGCCCAACCGCGCCGCCCGCACCCTGGTCACGCGGCGCACGGACGCGGTCGCGGTGGTGTTCTCCGAATCGGAGCCGACCGACGACCACCGGCTCGCGTGGCTGATCCGCGCCACCGCCGCGGCGCTGGCCGACGCCGACGTGCAGATGGTGCTGCTGCTCGTGCGCACGTCCGAGGACCTGGCCCGCGCGGAACGCGTCCTCACCGGTGGCCACGTGGACGGCGCCCTGGTCTTCGCACCGCGCAAGGGGGATCGGCTCGTGCCGATGGCCCGCCGGCTGGCGCTGCCGGTCGTGTTCGCCGGCCGACCGTGGGGTCCGACGCGAGGCCTGCACGTGGTCGACCACGACCACGAGGGCGGTGGGGCGTTGGCCGCCGAGCACCTGGTCGCGTCGGGCCGCACGCGGATCGTGGCGGTCGGCGGGCCGCGTGACGTGCACCCGGCGGCCGACCGGTTGGCGGGGGCGCGGGACGTACTCGACGCGTGTCCGGTCGAGGACGGCGGATCCACCCGGGACGGTGCCCGGCGGGCCATGGCCGAACTGCTGCGGCGCGTGCCGGACCTCGACGGGGTGTTCGCGGTGTCCGACCACCTGGCGTCCGGGGTGCTGGACGCGTTGCGCGAGGCGGGCCGGCGGGTGCCCGAGGACGTGGCCGTGGTCGGGTTCGACGACGACCCGACGGTGGCGCCGCACACCGTGCCGCCGTTGACGAGCGTGCGCCAGGACGTGGAGGCGCAGGTCGCGGGCATGGTGACCCAGGTCCTGCGGCTGTTGCGCGACGATCCGGTCCGGCCACGCCGCGAGATCCTGCCGACCACGCTGGTCCGGCGCGGGACGACCTGA
- a CDS encoding DUF3558 domain-containing protein: MRFKIRIMIAAGLVASLAACANTTTPGTPTPAETGGGSTKGSPTTGAQPSTGDDVDIAKFADKPCDLVKSDQLALLGRVRETKPGTNTLGPMCTWKGTDPTKDNTYELSLVNKGPTFDSMSENFRDYPIFRETTIAGLKAVSVDRTNGTSSCETLVRTSAKNAVFIQTVLPATGKGTVEQSCQASEKVAAIVIGNLKG; encoded by the coding sequence GTGCGGTTCAAGATCAGAATCATGATTGCCGCGGGTCTCGTCGCGTCTCTCGCGGCATGCGCGAACACCACCACACCGGGCACGCCGACACCGGCGGAAACCGGTGGCGGTTCGACCAAGGGAAGCCCGACCACCGGCGCTCAGCCGTCGACCGGTGACGACGTCGACATAGCGAAGTTCGCAGACAAGCCCTGCGATCTGGTCAAGTCGGACCAACTCGCCCTTCTGGGCAGGGTTCGCGAGACGAAGCCGGGTACCAACACCCTCGGGCCGATGTGCACTTGGAAGGGGACCGATCCCACCAAGGACAACACTTACGAGCTTTCCCTGGTGAACAAGGGCCCCACGTTCGACTCGATGTCCGAGAACTTCCGCGACTACCCGATCTTCCGGGAGACCACCATCGCGGGCTTGAAGGCTGTGAGCGTCGACAGGACCAATGGCACATCGAGTTGCGAGACTTTGGTCCGTACGTCGGCCAAGAACGCGGTCTTTATCCAGACAGTGCTGCCCGCCACCGGGAAGGGCACCGTCGAGCAGTCCTGCCAGGCCTCCGAGAAGGTGGCCGCGATCGTCATCGGCAACCTGAAGGGCTGA
- a CDS encoding ABC transporter ATP-binding protein has translation MSALVSDVGTRTAVAAANLVKVYGKGDTAVRALDGVDVAFQSGRFTAIMGPSGSGKSTLMHCLAGLDTVDGGQVRVGGTEITSLGDKELTRLRRDRVGFVFQAFNLLPTLTAEQNILLGLELAGRKPDRDWFRTIVDVLGLRQRLKHKPSELSGGQQQRVACARALVARPDVVFADEPTGNLDSRSGAEVLDFLRMSVRKLGQTIIMVTHDPVAASYADRVVLLADGRLAGDIADPTADSVLAALKHLGA, from the coding sequence ATGTCCGCACTGGTCTCCGACGTCGGAACCCGCACCGCGGTCGCCGCCGCCAACCTGGTCAAGGTCTACGGCAAGGGCGACACCGCCGTGCGCGCGCTGGACGGTGTCGACGTCGCGTTCCAGAGCGGTCGGTTCACGGCGATCATGGGGCCCTCGGGCTCGGGCAAGTCCACGCTCATGCACTGCCTCGCCGGGCTCGACACGGTCGACGGCGGGCAGGTCCGCGTCGGTGGCACGGAGATCACCTCGTTGGGGGACAAGGAACTCACCCGCCTGCGGCGCGACCGCGTCGGGTTCGTGTTCCAGGCGTTCAACCTGCTGCCCACGCTCACCGCGGAGCAGAACATCCTGCTGGGCCTGGAACTGGCCGGGCGCAAGCCCGACCGCGACTGGTTCCGCACGATCGTCGACGTGCTCGGCCTCCGGCAGCGGCTCAAGCACAAGCCGTCCGAGCTGTCCGGCGGCCAGCAGCAGCGCGTGGCCTGCGCCCGTGCCCTCGTCGCCCGCCCCGACGTGGTGTTCGCCGACGAACCCACCGGCAACCTCGACTCGCGGTCGGGTGCCGAGGTGCTGGACTTCCTCCGCATGTCGGTGCGCAAGCTCGGTCAGACGATCATCATGGTCACGCACGACCCGGTCGCCGCGTCCTACGCCGACCGCGTCGTCCTGCTGGCCGACGGCCGCCTCGCGGGCGACATCGCCGACCCCACCGCCGACTCCGTGCTGGCCGCGCTGAAGCACCTGGGGGCCTGA
- a CDS encoding ABC transporter permease: MLRTIIAGLKARTARLVLSSVAIALGVAFVTGTLVLGDAMNLSLREEFAKSARNVDVAVSLPDDSTLTGVPQGTVDAVRQAPGVEAADPRFFVQVPLIGGDGKARPAVAVPLATSDKLREYDLKEGRYPEGPNEIAVDTRTATAGKLSLGKPVSLLAEDDRRVELTVVGVYTQGAGSAQMSGIDHVVLEPAALTAFDPDALPYQVVAVAKAGVTQQQLADAVRTAVGADFQVLTGEQLTKKLLAQISSEAGEFTTLLLAFALIALVVASMVIYNTFTILVAQRTRELALMRCVGASRGQVFRGVLAEAVVMGLAASVIGLFGGLGVSALLQKVISGFADSDGDVLLPMSPTTVLAAFGVGVIVTVLAAVLPARKATRVAPIAALREQIDSGEEVSRTGLLRVLSAVVLAIVGAGVVVVGAGIKGESALFVTGGGTMVMLLAAVVIGPLVVGPVNRALGVLPRLVFGVPAKLASANAGRNPKRTSATTAALMIGVTIVAMITVVANSAKETANTQIDARFPADYTVTSSVGDRPLPQDLATKLEQVSEVEHVAPMTEVYGEDGYFTGVPRSALGDLVKPAVSGGSLDALGDGKIALNVEYAQQHNLAVGSTVEIKPRDGVATTLSVVALIKGQRLSDGMVTLETAARIMPDVDGYQSILVKLKPGVADGRAAVERVTSTSPLAVLDSAAETKAQLNTQLDQVLAFVWALIGLAVVIALFGIANTLTLSVLERTRESALLRALGLTRGQLRLMLVVESILMALMGAAVGLALGIGFGWLLTSALSSDTLKIDLIVPFGQIGVMLAAAVLAAVLAAALPARRAARTSIVGGMATT; encoded by the coding sequence ATGCTGCGCACGATCATCGCGGGCCTCAAGGCCCGCACCGCGCGGCTCGTCCTCTCGTCCGTCGCCATCGCCCTGGGCGTCGCCTTCGTGACCGGGACCCTGGTCCTGGGCGACGCCATGAACCTCAGCCTGCGAGAGGAGTTCGCCAAAAGCGCCCGCAACGTCGACGTCGCCGTCTCCCTGCCCGACGACTCCACCCTCACCGGCGTTCCCCAGGGGACGGTGGACGCGGTTCGCCAAGCACCCGGTGTCGAGGCTGCTGACCCCCGGTTCTTCGTCCAGGTGCCGCTGATCGGCGGTGACGGCAAGGCCCGCCCGGCCGTCGCCGTGCCGCTGGCCACCTCCGACAAGCTGCGCGAGTACGACCTCAAGGAGGGCCGCTACCCCGAGGGCCCGAACGAGATCGCGGTCGACACGCGCACGGCGACGGCGGGCAAGCTCTCCCTCGGCAAGCCGGTCTCGCTGCTCGCGGAGGACGACCGACGCGTCGAGCTGACCGTCGTCGGCGTCTACACGCAGGGCGCCGGGTCGGCGCAGATGTCCGGCATCGACCACGTGGTGCTCGAGCCGGCCGCGCTCACGGCCTTCGACCCCGACGCGTTGCCCTACCAGGTCGTGGCCGTGGCCAAGGCCGGTGTCACGCAGCAGCAACTGGCCGACGCGGTGCGCACGGCGGTCGGTGCCGACTTCCAGGTGCTGACCGGCGAGCAGTTGACCAAGAAGCTGCTGGCGCAGATCAGTTCCGAGGCGGGCGAGTTCACCACGCTGCTGCTCGCGTTCGCGCTCATCGCGCTGGTCGTCGCGTCGATGGTCATCTACAACACGTTCACGATCCTGGTCGCGCAACGCACCCGTGAACTCGCCCTGATGCGCTGTGTCGGCGCGAGTCGGGGCCAGGTGTTCCGGGGCGTGCTCGCCGAGGCCGTGGTGATGGGCCTGGCCGCGTCGGTGATCGGCCTGTTCGGCGGGCTCGGCGTGTCCGCGCTGCTGCAGAAGGTCATCAGCGGGTTCGCGGACTCCGACGGCGACGTTCTGCTGCCGATGTCGCCGACGACCGTGCTCGCGGCGTTCGGTGTCGGCGTGATCGTCACGGTGCTCGCCGCCGTGTTGCCGGCACGCAAGGCGACGCGTGTCGCGCCCATCGCCGCGCTCCGGGAGCAGATCGACAGCGGTGAGGAGGTCTCCCGCACGGGTCTGCTGCGCGTGCTGTCCGCGGTCGTGCTCGCGATCGTCGGCGCGGGCGTGGTCGTGGTCGGCGCCGGGATCAAGGGCGAGTCCGCGCTGTTCGTCACGGGCGGCGGCACGATGGTCATGCTGCTGGCCGCCGTGGTGATCGGTCCGCTGGTCGTCGGCCCGGTCAACCGGGCGCTCGGCGTGCTGCCCCGCCTGGTGTTCGGCGTGCCGGCGAAGCTGGCCTCGGCCAACGCCGGCCGCAACCCCAAGCGCACGTCCGCGACGACCGCCGCGCTGATGATCGGCGTGACCATCGTCGCCATGATCACCGTGGTCGCGAACAGCGCCAAGGAGACGGCGAACACCCAGATCGACGCACGCTTCCCGGCGGACTACACGGTGACGTCCTCGGTCGGCGACCGCCCGCTGCCCCAGGACCTGGCCACGAAGCTGGAGCAGGTGTCGGAGGTCGAGCACGTCGCGCCGATGACCGAGGTGTACGGCGAGGACGGGTACTTCACCGGCGTGCCGCGCTCGGCGCTCGGCGACCTCGTCAAGCCCGCGGTCAGCGGGGGCTCGCTCGACGCCCTGGGCGATGGCAAGATCGCGTTGAACGTCGAGTACGCGCAGCAGCACAACCTCGCCGTGGGCTCCACGGTCGAGATCAAGCCCCGCGACGGTGTCGCGACCACGCTCTCGGTGGTCGCGCTGATCAAGGGCCAGCGGCTGAGCGACGGCATGGTGACGCTGGAGACCGCGGCCCGGATCATGCCGGACGTCGACGGCTACCAGAGCATCCTGGTCAAGCTCAAGCCGGGCGTGGCGGACGGGCGCGCGGCCGTCGAACGGGTCACGTCCACCTCGCCGCTGGCCGTGCTCGACAGCGCGGCCGAGACGAAGGCCCAGCTCAACACCCAGCTCGACCAGGTGCTGGCGTTCGTGTGGGCGCTGATCGGGCTGGCCGTGGTGATCGCGCTGTTCGGCATCGCGAACACGCTGACGCTCAGCGTCCTGGAACGGACCCGCGAGTCGGCGTTGCTGCGCGCGCTCGGCCTGACCCGCGGCCAGCTCCGGCTCATGCTGGTGGTGGAGTCGATCCTGATGGCGCTGATGGGCGCGGCGGTCGGCCTGGCGCTCGGCATCGGGTTCGGGTGGCTGCTCACCTCGGCGCTGTCCTCCGACACCTTGAAGATCGACCTGATCGTGCCGTTCGGCCAGATCGGGGTGATGCTGGCGGCGGCGGTGCTCGCGGCGGTGCTGGCGGCGGCCCTGCCCGCCCGGCGCGCGGCCCGTACCTCGATCGTGGGCGGCATGGCCACCACGTGA
- a CDS encoding chitinase C-terminal domain-containing protein: MSPSTSSAATGDDCRPDGLYQTPGVTVPYCSVYDAEGREQLGEGKSRRVIGYFSSWRTGANGTPAYLASDIPWTKVTHLNYAFAHIDGNNKVSVGSDNANNPSTGLNLPGLDPALPYKGHFNLLTKYKKQYPNVKTLISVGGWAETGGYFDDAGKRVASGGFYKLGQQPQATIDAFADSAVDFIKKYGFNGVDIDYEYATSNKYAGNPDDFWISDANRGTLWAGYEKIMKALREKLDRAGAADGKHYMLTAAVPASGWLLRGQEAYQVTKYLDYLNMMTYDLHGAWNHFVGPNASLYDNGKDAELAAGGVYGAGQYEGIGYLNTDWAYHYFRGSMQAGRINAGVPFYTRGWQGVNGGTNGLWGTAPLPDQKKCPPGTGGTVGSTTPCGNGAVGIDNLWHDLDTAGAEVPAGANPMWHAKNLENGITPDYLSAYGLDPANDPADRISGTYTRNYDSSLVAPWLWNSQKKVFLSTEDEQSLATKAKYVADKGLGGIMIWELAGDYKYDSAKKQYVQGDTLITAINQGLNGATPYGAKKANGTQPTDVLDVSVSIGGFALGDSNYPINPKLKFTNNSTVTIPGGAKIEFDYATSAPGSMADQSGFGLKVTSKGHSGPNVGGIKGDFQHVELTLPSWQSLPAKASIDVALSYQLPISSPSNFKFTFGGKSYAITADYPRGTTGGGNPTTTNPTTTTSPTTVTTDPTTTVPTTTTTTPPACSLPPWDAGKVYTGGQQVSHKGKKWQANWWTQNNEPGTGGQWGPWKDLGAC, from the coding sequence ATGTCTCCGTCGACATCGAGCGCGGCGACCGGGGACGACTGTCGGCCCGACGGTCTTTACCAGACCCCGGGCGTCACGGTGCCCTACTGTTCGGTTTATGACGCCGAGGGGCGTGAACAGCTCGGCGAGGGCAAGTCCCGCCGGGTGATCGGCTACTTCTCCAGCTGGCGTACCGGTGCCAACGGCACCCCCGCCTACCTCGCGTCCGACATCCCGTGGACGAAGGTCACCCACCTCAACTACGCCTTCGCGCACATCGACGGCAACAACAAGGTCTCGGTCGGTTCGGACAACGCGAACAACCCGTCGACCGGCCTGAACCTCCCCGGCCTCGACCCGGCGCTGCCGTACAAGGGCCACTTCAACCTGCTCACCAAGTACAAGAAGCAGTACCCGAACGTGAAGACGCTGATCTCGGTCGGCGGCTGGGCCGAGACCGGCGGCTACTTCGACGACGCCGGCAAGCGCGTCGCGTCCGGCGGCTTCTACAAGCTGGGCCAGCAGCCCCAGGCCACGATCGACGCGTTCGCCGACTCGGCCGTCGACTTCATCAAGAAGTACGGCTTCAACGGCGTCGACATCGACTACGAGTACGCGACGTCGAACAAGTACGCGGGCAACCCCGACGACTTCTGGATCTCCGACGCCAACCGCGGCACGCTGTGGGCCGGCTACGAGAAGATCATGAAGGCGCTGCGCGAGAAGCTCGACCGCGCGGGTGCCGCCGACGGCAAGCACTACATGCTGACGGCCGCCGTCCCGGCGTCGGGCTGGCTGCTGCGCGGCCAGGAGGCGTACCAGGTCACCAAGTACCTGGACTACCTCAACATGATGACCTATGACCTCCATGGCGCCTGGAACCACTTCGTCGGGCCCAACGCCTCGCTGTACGACAACGGCAAGGACGCGGAGCTCGCGGCGGGCGGCGTGTACGGCGCCGGCCAGTACGAGGGCATCGGCTACCTGAACACCGACTGGGCGTACCACTACTTCCGCGGCTCGATGCAGGCCGGCCGGATCAATGCGGGCGTGCCCTTCTACACCCGCGGCTGGCAGGGCGTGAACGGCGGCACGAACGGCCTGTGGGGCACGGCCCCGCTGCCCGACCAGAAGAAGTGCCCGCCCGGCACCGGCGGCACCGTCGGCTCGACCACCCCGTGCGGCAACGGCGCGGTCGGCATCGACAACCTGTGGCACGACCTGGACACGGCCGGCGCCGAGGTCCCGGCGGGCGCGAACCCCATGTGGCACGCCAAGAACCTGGAGAACGGCATCACGCCGGACTACCTGTCCGCGTACGGCCTGGACCCGGCCAACGACCCGGCCGACCGCATCTCCGGCACCTACACGCGCAACTACGACTCGTCGCTGGTCGCGCCGTGGCTGTGGAACAGCCAGAAGAAGGTCTTCCTGTCCACCGAGGACGAGCAGTCCCTGGCCACCAAGGCCAAGTACGTGGCGGACAAGGGCCTCGGCGGCATCATGATCTGGGAGCTGGCGGGCGACTACAAGTACGACAGCGCCAAGAAGCAGTACGTCCAGGGCGACACGCTGATCACCGCGATCAACCAGGGTCTCAACGGCGCCACGCCTTACGGCGCCAAGAAGGCCAACGGCACGCAGCCCACCGACGTGCTCGACGTCTCGGTGTCGATCGGCGGCTTCGCGCTCGGCGACAGCAACTACCCGATCAACCCCAAGCTGAAGTTCACCAACAACAGCACGGTCACCATCCCCGGTGGCGCCAAGATCGAGTTCGACTACGCCACCAGCGCGCCGGGCAGCATGGCCGACCAGTCCGGCTTCGGGCTGAAGGTGACGTCCAAGGGCCACAGCGGTCCGAACGTGGGCGGCATCAAGGGCGACTTCCAGCACGTCGAGCTGACGCTCCCGTCGTGGCAGTCGCTGCCGGCCAAGGCGTCGATCGATGTGGCGCTGAGCTACCAGCTGCCGATCTCGTCCCCGTCGAACTTCAAGTTCACCTTCGGCGGCAAGTCGTACGCGATCACCGCGGACTACCCGCGCGGCACGACCGGTGGCGGCAACCCCACCACGACCAACCCCACCACGACCACCAGCCCGACCACGGTCACGACCGACCCGACCACGACGGTCCCGACGACGACCACCACGACGCCCCCGGCCTGCTCGCTGCCGCCGTGGGACGCGGGCAAGGTCTACACCGGCGGCCAGCAGGTCTCCCACAAGGGCAAGAAGTGGCAGGCCAACTGGTGGACGCAGAACAACGAGCCGGGCACCGGCGGCCAGTGGGGTCCGTGGAAGGACCTCGGCGCCTGCTGA